In Falsibacillus albus, a single window of DNA contains:
- the dat gene encoding D-amino-acid transaminase produces the protein MEKIIVNGEMLERNGFYVDIEDRGYQFGDGIYEVIRVYEGRMYTQEEHLNRLYESAGKIGLNISYTKEELTDHLEKLIQSNQLDTGIIYMQFTRGASPRQHAFPVEPVPASYVAYTKVMARPEVFMKEGVKGHLVEDIRWLRCDIKSLNLLGNIMAKQSASEAGCFEAIQHRGETVTEGSSSNVFIVKEGAVITHPATNLILNGITRQEIQKLCSESGIVFEEREFTVTNLMAADEVFIASTTSEVMPIVEIDNTVIGDGKPGQVTKQLQTLFWNRVVERAKLAI, from the coding sequence ATGGAGAAGATCATTGTAAATGGGGAAATGCTTGAGCGTAATGGTTTTTATGTCGATATTGAAGACAGAGGCTACCAATTCGGGGACGGAATTTATGAAGTCATCCGGGTGTATGAGGGAAGAATGTATACGCAGGAAGAGCATCTGAATAGGCTGTATGAGAGCGCCGGGAAAATCGGGCTCAACATCTCTTATACGAAGGAAGAATTGACAGACCATTTAGAGAAATTGATTCAAAGTAATCAGCTAGACACAGGGATCATCTACATGCAATTCACGAGAGGTGCATCTCCACGCCAGCACGCATTTCCTGTGGAGCCTGTGCCTGCTTCATATGTCGCTTATACGAAAGTGATGGCGAGGCCGGAAGTATTCATGAAAGAGGGTGTCAAAGGGCATTTAGTGGAAGACATCCGCTGGCTGCGCTGCGATATTAAGAGTTTGAACCTGCTAGGCAACATCATGGCGAAGCAAAGTGCTTCGGAAGCAGGCTGCTTTGAAGCGATTCAGCACCGTGGTGAAACAGTGACAGAAGGGTCCTCTTCAAATGTCTTTATAGTCAAGGAAGGGGCAGTCATTACTCATCCGGCCACGAACCTGATCCTTAATGGCATCACACGGCAGGAAATACAAAAGCTTTGTTCGGAGAGTGGCATTGTTTTTGAAGAAAGGGAATTCACTGTTACCAACTTGATGGCTGCTGATGAAGTCTTCATCGCGAGCACAACCTCGGAGGTCATGCCGATCGTAGAAATAGATAATACCGTGATTGGCGATGGCAAACCGGGACAAGTGACAAAGCAGCTTCAAACATTGTTTTGGAACAGGGTCGTGGAACGAGCGAAATTAGCCATTTAA
- a CDS encoding YtzH-like family protein, translating into MPLTYEHQMQILKDILSNHQTDCCGSVAECEQLERLVKSLMVNTHITDNIRPILQEVYEYSQSGVNASNLDDHINGNQQKLSQWVDGMNSYS; encoded by the coding sequence ATGCCGTTGACGTACGAACATCAAATGCAAATCCTTAAAGATATATTAAGCAACCATCAGACCGATTGCTGCGGGTCGGTTGCAGAATGTGAACAGTTGGAACGCTTAGTAAAATCGCTTATGGTCAATACACATATCACAGATAATATAAGGCCGATATTGCAGGAAGTATATGAATACAGCCAGTCCGGCGTGAATGCTTCAAATCTGGATGACCATATCAACGGAAACCAGCAGAAGCTTTCTCAATGGGTTGATGGAATGAACTCGTATTCCTAA
- the pulA gene encoding type I pullulanase, translating to MDRMERIFKAYLDGMNTVVILLPYHYYNGDSSRFFLEKKDEKWDLEIHEIIPLEEEKKYICHTQHSPQFGCTYYIIDEHGNETDLQIGAVIRSPEFDQIHYDDLNDFGCSYSKSKSVFKVWAPTATDAFVKMIGPDEKEETKIPMVRSKKGTWTAEIDGDLEGVKYRYSVKNNLEWKEAVDPYTKAVSVNSEWGIVVDMTKTRMDDESLRPELPIADAIIYEANIRDLTSHPNSGIVQKRSYNGLAERNTVGSNQQKTGLSFVSSLGVTHLELLPFNDFYGIPDQDPASMYNWGYNPLFFNVPEGSYSTDPTDPYTRINELKNMIRTIHEEGLSVIMDVVYNHVYVRETSSFEILVPGYYFRHDLYGTPANGTGVGNDFASEKLMARKFIVDSVRYWMKEYMVDGFRFDLMGILDIGTLKEVSKAASDIYPHVLLLGEGWELNTPLPANDKANIRNANQLQEVAFFNDFFRDTVKGSTFDLYERGYALGHSRLVRKAIQVMTGRGVFNSPLQSINYIESHDNHTLWDKIQFCFPNQEERNIKRHRLATSIVLLSQGIPFIHAGQEFFRTKNGVDNSYKHPDEVNWMDWDRSYQYKKNVDYIRRLISMRKQHKAFRLETLDEIRKYIEVFLVDENVIGLHLKEVGVFGPCNHIAILVNPEENGKEAELPEVEGKWTLWSDGEEVWDLGKQIVERKILLEPISCKVYAAR from the coding sequence ATGGACCGGATGGAGCGAATCTTTAAAGCATATTTAGATGGAATGAACACCGTTGTCATTCTATTGCCTTATCATTATTACAACGGTGACAGCAGCCGTTTTTTTCTGGAAAAGAAGGATGAAAAGTGGGATCTGGAAATCCATGAAATCATTCCGCTTGAGGAAGAGAAAAAATATATTTGCCATACGCAGCATTCTCCGCAATTTGGCTGTACGTATTACATCATCGATGAACATGGAAATGAAACCGATCTTCAAATCGGAGCAGTCATCCGTTCCCCCGAATTTGACCAGATCCATTATGATGATCTAAATGATTTCGGGTGCAGCTATTCCAAAAGTAAAAGCGTCTTTAAGGTGTGGGCTCCGACAGCAACGGACGCTTTCGTGAAAATGATTGGACCAGATGAAAAAGAGGAAACAAAAATCCCGATGGTCCGCAGCAAAAAAGGAACGTGGACAGCGGAAATAGATGGTGATCTGGAAGGAGTGAAATATCGTTATTCGGTTAAAAACAACCTGGAGTGGAAGGAAGCGGTCGATCCTTACACAAAGGCTGTTTCCGTTAACAGTGAATGGGGGATCGTCGTCGACATGACCAAGACGCGGATGGATGACGAGAGTTTACGTCCTGAACTCCCGATCGCTGATGCCATCATTTATGAAGCGAATATCCGTGATCTCACATCACATCCAAACAGCGGCATTGTCCAAAAGAGATCATACAATGGGCTCGCTGAAAGAAATACCGTTGGTTCCAATCAACAAAAGACAGGCTTGAGCTTTGTATCAAGCCTCGGCGTCACCCACTTGGAGCTGCTGCCATTCAATGACTTTTACGGCATACCTGATCAAGATCCTGCATCCATGTACAATTGGGGCTACAACCCACTTTTTTTTAATGTTCCCGAAGGAAGCTACAGCACAGATCCAACAGATCCATACACGCGGATCAATGAATTAAAGAACATGATCCGGACCATTCATGAAGAAGGACTCTCTGTCATCATGGATGTTGTTTACAATCATGTATATGTTCGGGAAACCTCCTCATTTGAAATATTGGTCCCAGGCTATTACTTCCGTCATGACCTCTACGGGACACCCGCCAATGGAACAGGGGTCGGAAACGATTTTGCTTCTGAAAAATTGATGGCAAGAAAGTTCATAGTGGACTCAGTCCGATATTGGATGAAGGAATATATGGTGGATGGCTTTAGATTTGATTTAATGGGCATTTTGGATATTGGTACATTAAAGGAAGTAAGCAAGGCAGCATCGGATATTTACCCTCATGTCTTGCTCCTTGGGGAAGGCTGGGAGCTGAATACCCCTCTGCCGGCAAATGACAAGGCAAACATCCGAAATGCGAACCAGCTGCAGGAGGTTGCATTTTTTAACGATTTTTTCAGGGATACTGTTAAGGGAAGCACATTCGACTTATATGAAAGAGGCTATGCGCTCGGACACAGCAGACTTGTCAGGAAAGCGATTCAAGTTATGACTGGGAGAGGGGTTTTCAATTCGCCCCTTCAATCCATCAATTATATTGAATCCCATGACAATCATACCCTTTGGGATAAGATCCAGTTCTGTTTTCCGAATCAGGAAGAACGGAATATTAAACGGCACCGGCTTGCGACTTCGATTGTCCTTCTATCACAGGGGATCCCTTTTATCCATGCCGGACAGGAGTTCTTTCGAACGAAGAATGGCGTGGATAACAGCTATAAACACCCAGATGAGGTCAATTGGATGGATTGGGACCGCTCTTATCAATACAAAAAAAATGTCGATTATATAAGAAGACTAATATCCATGAGGAAACAACATAAGGCTTTCCGTTTGGAGACGTTGGATGAGATACGAAAATATATCGAAGTGTTTCTTGTCGATGAAAATGTGATCGGACTTCATCTCAAAGAAGTGGGAGTGTTTGGGCCATGCAATCATATTGCAATTCTTGTGAATCCTGAAGAAAATGGTAAGGAAGCGGAATTGCCTGAAGTAGAGGGGAAATGGACTTTGTGGAGCGATGGGGAGGAAGTCTGGGATCTGGGAAAACAAATCGTGGAAAGAAAAATCTTATTGGAGCCCATCAGCTGCAAGGTTTATGCAGCGCGATAG
- a CDS encoding diacylglycerol/lipid kinase family protein: MHFIVNPKAKNGLSKKIWNEVKTKLTGLNYQVHFTEFPKHATQIAEQIGCTATKETILIVVGGDGTMNEVINGAIPFPLIRIAYIPAGSGNDFARGFHLPATPQESTERILTVLGQSGTYYDAGYFQNKDTPHGYFVNSIGAGFDAQISLSANRSIIKKWLNKASMGNMVYAFYLIKELFTYKPGLCEISIDGEKYQFTKTWFITISNHPYYGGGMKISPTADPGDGKLNITVVDRLSKLKLLAVFISVFWGGHTRFKEVKTFQGEKIDIDFKGLIPVHADGEYIGSTPVHIEVKPKSWIIL, encoded by the coding sequence GTGCATTTTATTGTAAACCCAAAGGCGAAAAATGGATTAAGCAAAAAGATATGGAACGAGGTCAAAACAAAACTGACGGGGCTGAATTATCAAGTTCATTTTACGGAGTTCCCCAAGCACGCGACGCAAATAGCTGAGCAAATCGGGTGTACAGCTACGAAGGAAACGATTCTCATCGTGGTCGGAGGAGATGGAACCATGAATGAAGTCATCAATGGGGCGATCCCATTCCCTCTCATCAGGATTGCATACATACCAGCTGGATCCGGTAATGATTTTGCAAGGGGGTTTCATCTCCCGGCAACCCCTCAGGAGAGTACGGAACGGATCCTTACTGTTCTTGGCCAGAGCGGTACATATTATGATGCTGGATATTTTCAAAATAAGGACACCCCTCATGGATACTTTGTTAATAGCATTGGAGCAGGTTTCGATGCGCAAATTTCATTGAGTGCCAATCGATCAATAATAAAGAAATGGTTAAATAAAGCTTCAATGGGGAACATGGTATATGCATTTTATTTAATCAAGGAATTGTTCACCTATAAGCCGGGCCTGTGTGAAATAAGCATAGATGGGGAAAAATATCAATTCACAAAAACCTGGTTCATCACGATATCCAATCATCCTTACTATGGAGGAGGAATGAAGATTTCACCGACGGCTGATCCGGGGGATGGCAAATTGAACATTACTGTGGTGGACCGTTTGAGTAAATTAAAGCTTCTTGCCGTTTTTATTTCTGTTTTTTGGGGCGGCCATACACGCTTCAAGGAAGTGAAAACATTTCAAGGCGAAAAAATCGATATTGATTTCAAAGGTTTAATACCCGTTCATGCGGATGGTGAATATATTGGAAGTACACCAGTACATATTGAAGTAAAGCCCAAAAGCTGGATAATTTTATAA
- the thpR gene encoding RNA 2',3'-cyclic phosphodiesterase — protein sequence MNRPHFFLAIPLPPESKQFLKQWSNKLSNELPFKKWVHPEDVHITLAFLGVADEQRLEALKKSLDSLIRHHPVFSLAIDHLGVFGRKTAPRIFWAGVSAPDNLYSLQEVVKGAALSAGFELDEKPFNPHITLARKWSDSADFPVSFLEEQRETSHFLVDQIVLYETHMDRVPKYEIKASWQLDPTQRK from the coding sequence ATGAATAGACCGCATTTTTTTCTAGCGATTCCCCTGCCTCCCGAGAGCAAACAATTTTTAAAACAATGGTCCAATAAATTATCGAATGAACTGCCTTTTAAAAAATGGGTTCATCCTGAAGATGTCCATATCACCCTGGCCTTTTTGGGGGTGGCTGATGAGCAGCGATTGGAGGCATTGAAAAAATCATTGGATTCTCTCATTCGTCATCACCCTGTTTTTTCATTGGCAATCGATCATTTAGGTGTGTTCGGGAGAAAGACGGCACCCAGGATCTTTTGGGCTGGGGTTTCTGCACCGGACAATCTTTATTCACTTCAAGAGGTAGTGAAGGGCGCCGCTCTCTCTGCAGGATTCGAATTGGATGAGAAGCCCTTCAATCCCCACATCACTTTGGCAAGAAAATGGTCGGATTCAGCTGATTTTCCTGTATCGTTCTTAGAAGAACAGAGGGAAACATCCCATTTTCTCGTCGATCAGATTGTTTTATACGAAACCCACATGGACCGAGTGCCAAAATATGAAATAAAGGCATCATGGCAATTGGATCCTACACAACGAAAATGA
- a CDS encoding phosphotransferase family protein, producing MEHLFDQEWEIVPAGGATGEAFFAKHHEQKLFLKRNSSPFLAVLSAEGIVPKLVWTKRMENGDVITAQHWLNGRELDPEEMLQKRVAKLLNKIHVSKPLLTMLERLGKQSFEPEMMLAEVETTLDFDLLNLPVVSQSISFLQKNIDDIHFEEYVVCHGDVNHNNWLLSDYNQLYLIDWDGAMIADPAIDLGMLLYWYIPEEQWSSWLDQYGTILTDHLRLRMKWYVVSQTLLSIQWHKAKGRFHEMNHWLEYLHSIL from the coding sequence TTGGAACACTTATTCGATCAGGAATGGGAAATTGTGCCTGCAGGTGGAGCTACAGGAGAAGCTTTTTTCGCAAAGCATCATGAACAAAAGCTTTTTTTAAAGCGTAATTCCTCGCCGTTTTTGGCTGTTCTTTCTGCCGAAGGAATCGTCCCGAAGCTTGTCTGGACGAAGCGCATGGAAAACGGGGATGTCATTACAGCACAGCATTGGCTGAATGGCAGGGAGCTTGATCCTGAGGAAATGCTGCAAAAGCGTGTGGCAAAACTTTTAAATAAAATCCATGTGTCCAAGCCTTTGCTGACAATGCTTGAACGACTAGGCAAACAGAGCTTCGAGCCAGAAATGATGCTGGCGGAAGTGGAAACTACATTGGATTTTGATTTGTTGAATTTGCCTGTTGTCAGTCAATCCATTTCTTTTTTGCAAAAAAATATAGATGACATTCATTTCGAGGAATATGTTGTGTGCCATGGAGATGTCAATCACAACAACTGGCTGCTATCTGATTACAACCAGTTGTATTTGATTGATTGGGACGGCGCCATGATTGCAGATCCAGCCATCGATCTTGGGATGCTCCTTTACTGGTATATCCCTGAAGAACAATGGAGTTCCTGGCTTGATCAATATGGGACAATCCTTACAGATCATCTGCGATTACGAATGAAATGGTACGTCGTTTCGCAAACGCTGCTCTCGATCCAGTGGCACAAAGCCAAGGGGCGTTTTCATGAGATGAACCATTGGCTCGAATATTTACATTCGATTCTTTAG
- the cysK gene encoding cysteine synthase A, with translation MKVVGNIADLIGETPLVKLNRLNPEDGADIYVKLEFYNPSKSVKDRAAFNMIVEAEKAGLLKKGSTIIEPTSGNTGIGLAMNAAARGYKAILVMPDTMTQERINLLKAYGAEVVLTPGDEKMPGAISKAKELCDEIPDSFMPMQFENDANADAHRKTTASEIIDAMKELGKPLSAFVATAGTGGTITGTGEVLKEAYNDLQVHVVEPAGSPVLSGGKPGKHKLVGTSPGFIPEILNQDVYDKIHQIKDEEAYETARRMAREEGILVGPSSGAACYAAIEVAKTLPKDAVVVCIACDTGERYLSSDLFSY, from the coding sequence ATGAAAGTAGTCGGAAACATTGCTGATTTAATCGGAGAAACACCATTAGTCAAATTAAACAGATTGAATCCCGAAGACGGGGCGGACATATATGTAAAGCTTGAATTTTACAACCCAAGCAAAAGTGTCAAAGACCGTGCTGCATTCAACATGATCGTCGAAGCAGAGAAAGCAGGATTACTGAAAAAAGGATCGACCATCATCGAGCCAACAAGCGGAAATACAGGGATCGGACTTGCCATGAATGCAGCGGCGAGAGGATATAAAGCCATCCTGGTCATGCCGGATACGATGACACAAGAGCGCATCAATTTGCTGAAAGCATATGGAGCGGAGGTTGTATTGACACCTGGGGATGAAAAAATGCCCGGTGCGATTTCAAAGGCTAAAGAACTCTGCGACGAAATCCCAGACAGCTTCATGCCGATGCAATTTGAAAATGATGCAAACGCAGATGCACACAGAAAAACAACGGCATCGGAAATTATCGATGCGATGAAGGAGCTTGGAAAACCATTATCCGCTTTTGTCGCAACAGCAGGAACAGGCGGAACCATTACGGGCACAGGCGAAGTCTTGAAAGAGGCATATAATGACCTTCAAGTCCATGTCGTTGAACCAGCCGGCTCCCCTGTCCTTTCAGGCGGCAAGCCAGGAAAGCATAAACTTGTTGGTACAAGTCCTGGTTTCATCCCTGAAATTCTAAACCAGGATGTATATGATAAAATTCATCAAATCAAAGACGAAGAAGCTTATGAAACAGCACGGAGAATGGCGCGTGAAGAAGGAATCCTGGTCGGTCCATCATCCGGTGCTGCATGCTATGCCGCAATCGAGGTGGCAAAAACACTTCCGAAAGATGCCGTGGTCGTCTGCATCGCATGTGACACAGGCGAACGCTATTTATCCAGTGACTTGTTCAGCTACTGA
- a CDS encoding NERD domain-containing protein: MAQLIKLQDYISRYETDLYRYPTQFIRLKKQQWQKIKLAWEAGTLHQTASAAQFQDMKMMIEGKPGIVKKMKGIFKKTPADLQQNKVVDTSAEAGDEGDFDIQVGSDGYQSITSEEELKQYFLDQLLNFQLKWGTSTVFEKSHMDHKYKRDPLLKYFLQRFPDSFLVLYEPIFMVKKARVEMEIILITPTTLWCLTLLEHKAGDVFIGSKEHFWEKRSGKDSSKILNPLISMNRMEKIITNILQIHEVDMPVKKAILSRNGFIDYPAVPYGIELIDKKNYEEWFQQLRNMRSPIKHIQLKAAQALLDFSHTVGFKRLEWKEEREGDLEGFDE, from the coding sequence GTGGCGCAGCTAATCAAGCTCCAAGATTATATTTCCCGTTATGAAACGGATTTATATCGGTATCCGACACAATTTATCAGGCTAAAAAAACAACAGTGGCAAAAAATCAAACTGGCGTGGGAAGCTGGAACTCTGCATCAAACGGCTTCCGCTGCTCAGTTTCAAGATATGAAGATGATGATAGAAGGCAAGCCGGGCATTGTGAAAAAAATGAAAGGCATCTTTAAAAAAACTCCGGCAGATCTCCAGCAGAACAAGGTGGTGGATACTTCTGCAGAGGCTGGTGATGAAGGGGATTTTGATATACAGGTTGGTTCTGATGGATATCAGTCGATAACTTCCGAGGAAGAATTGAAGCAGTACTTTTTAGACCAGCTTCTCAACTTTCAATTAAAGTGGGGCACCTCCACAGTTTTTGAAAAGTCGCATATGGACCATAAATATAAACGGGATCCATTGCTTAAGTATTTCCTGCAGCGGTTTCCAGATTCTTTTCTCGTACTCTATGAACCTATTTTCATGGTGAAAAAAGCAAGGGTCGAAATGGAGATCATCCTCATTACACCGACGACGTTATGGTGTTTGACGTTGTTGGAGCATAAAGCAGGGGATGTATTTATAGGATCCAAGGAACATTTTTGGGAAAAGCGCAGCGGCAAGGATTCTTCGAAAATATTAAACCCGCTTATATCCATGAATAGGATGGAAAAAATCATTACAAACATCTTGCAAATACACGAAGTGGATATGCCGGTCAAAAAAGCTATTTTATCGAGGAACGGATTCATTGATTATCCAGCTGTTCCATATGGGATCGAGCTGATCGACAAAAAGAATTATGAAGAATGGTTTCAGCAGCTAAGAAATATGAGGTCGCCGATCAAGCATATCCAATTAAAGGCAGCCCAGGCGCTATTGGACTTTTCACATACAGTCGGATTTAAACGGTTGGAGTGGAAAGAAGAGCGTGAAGGGGATTTGGAAGGATTCGATGAGTGA